In Oryza sativa Japonica Group chromosome 1, ASM3414082v1, the genomic stretch TGACCACCATGTGTGCAAGTGTCTACTGGATAGGAAACATTCAGATCTGACATAAGAATCTTTATGTTATAAGAATAAATTGAACACTTTATCATCTATTCAACATTTCAGAGGACTGTGCGGTGTTCACATAAGTTGCGCTCTTGTTGAATCCCTCAAGTGCCATTATTCTAACTGCCTCCAAGCCCCTATGGAAAGCGAAATCAAGCTGCAAAAAGAGATGTGTACATCTTAAACAAACAGTGCTATGCCCAGAACAGAAAATGaggtaaatatgaaaaaaaaaagggtttctTGAAAGCATTCTAATTAAAACCTCTTCCTGTTCTTTTCTGTTAAATGGTCGGAGAACAAAATTGGCAGGATCCATCTTCCCAGGTGGTCGTCCAATGCCTGCAAGATATCACCGCAAGAATATTTTCAGACATGGTAACTGAGTTGAAAAAGGAGAGAAGCGCTATACCAATTCTTAGACGTGGGAAATCACGGTTCTGCTTCAAATGGTTGATAATGCTTCTCACCCTGCAAGTGGTGAACATATGGATGAGAGGTTCCCCAAGAGAAGATGTGGGAGAAACAAATGTACAATTGAACATCCTAAAGTTTGTCTGATGCATTTTCTCACAACTATGCACCTTAGATCAGTTCTTAAGTAACAATGGATAATGCATTGCATTAGGACAAGTAGAAAGATGGTGCCAACGGTATATGATGAGAAATTAAGAATATCCTTTTGCTTAGGTGAACTTCAGAGTTATCTACCTCCAAAAGTTAGGTCTTCAGCATAAAGTTAGTAAAATAATCACTGAGTTAACACATGCAGGTAATGAGTTTCGACCATTTTGTAAAAGAAGTAGAAGAGAGCTGAGAAATTAAGAATATCCTTTTGCTTAGGTGAACTTCAGAGTTATCTACCTCCAAAAGTTAGGTCTTCAGCATAAAGTTAGTAAAATAATCACTGAGTTAACACATGCAGGTAATGAGTTTCGACCATTTTGTAAAAGAAGTAGAAGAGAGCTGGAGTACCCATTATGACCGCCATGTCCACCTTTCGGCAGTAGACGCAATTTTGCAAAGGGCAAGTCTAGATCATCATACATCTGCagagaataaaaaatgaatgaagaatcaaaatatagcaatctgttaaaaaaaacagcaaCCAGAAACTCGAGGATAGCACTTTACCACAAGAACTTGATTAAGTGGTATCTTGAAATATGAGACCAACTGCCCCACCTGTATAACTCGATTTGTCAAacgaaaaaggtaaaaaaaagaaggaacaaCTAGTAGTGAAGGTTGTTTTGGAATCAGTATACTTACAGACTCACCACTTGCATTCATAAAAGTTTGTGGCTTGGCCAGCATGATAGGGGCATCTCCAATACGACCTAAATATTATTTTCTGTTATGAATGTTTGATAGCACTACCTTCAGAATTTCAAATAAGTATATGCACCTGCTCATGTTTAATATTCAAGCATAGAGTATCTTAAACAAATAGCATTTGTTTATAGGTAATATTTATGAAAACCGCATAAATATTGTTAGAGTTGAAAAGGTAATGTGCAAGACTTGAGGAACAAAGTACAGCTCTGGGAATCCAGATAGCATGGCTTCTTTCAACACAAGATGTATCAGTTGAAAAGAATTATATTAATTGTCAATATTACCTTTTCCTACCATTGCCTTGAACTGCATACTGCTGAGGGATATACCTTCAGCTTCTGCTATAACATCAATCATCTCGAATCCAACCTGTGAACAATATGAGCGACCTCAAGGTTAGCAACTAAATTAGATACATAATGCATTGGTGCACTCATATTGGGACTGTGTCATGCGTGACCATTTATTGAACAAAGGACTGAAGTTATGtgcaatatatatattccaCGAAACTGATACTGAAGACATAGAAACTGAGAATCAGACGAAAAAACATTGTATGAATTAGATGCCTCAAAAAGCAACGCATAATGAATTTTGCTGCCCTCAAAGTGAGATCTCCTTTGTAATATATACTGTCAACAAAAACTTGACAACTACACATTGAAATGTTCTTTTCAAATACTTCATCTAACATGTGGCCATTTCCATACTTGCAGAATGGGTTTGAGCTCTTCAACAGTCAGAAAGGTTGCAGTTTTGTTTATTTCGTCTTTGAACAACTACCAGTTCGAGTATTCGACCCTAATAACTACAGGGAGTCTAGTACAAGCAGCTCAAAATCAGGCAACTTACGTTGTGGCGAGTCCCTTGGTACACTTTCCCGGGGTTCCCGAGCCCGACGAACAACCACGGCTtcagcgcgccgccgtcgcccgcggccgccgcggctgacgaggaggccgctcggcaCGCGGTGGCAGAGGCGGGGACCGGCAAGCATCTTGCCCTCGCGCGGGCGAGTGAGAGGAGGGGGCAGGGGATTCGGGAAGCAGAGGCGCCGGAGAGCAGCCGCATCGCcgtagtcgccgccgtcgccgccgcccgtgagGAGGAGGAACCACGAATTGGCGGCCGGCTCGGAACCAGGAGCGCTTTTCCATCGTCTACTCTGATCGGACGGCTATGAGTAACCCAGGATCGGAATCCGACGGTTGCCTCCGAGCCCTCGATCTCGGCCGCGAGGCTTCAGAATCCGACGGTGGAAATGCCCCGTGCGGCACGGGCTCGAGTCCCTTctctgttctctctctctcgctacGCGGTGGGCGCAAGGGCGCAAAGCGACGGTCACTGGCGTAGCGTTCGGCCGAAGCGAGCCCGTAGGCCGGAGGAGCCAGCCGCCATCGTCGGCGACTAGGCCGCTATCGTTACAGCTAGGCTAATAGTACAGCTACTTGTTACCTCCAAAAATAACCACATCATTCTATTCTAGCGAATGACACAAGCTAATCAATACAATAATAGAGTGCGGGTTTATTTGGGGAGGTTAAAATCATGAGAAGCAGCTGATTGTTAACCAGCTTATAAGAATCTGAAAATAGCTAAGAGTCTGActgttagtttattttctggattctataaCTATAGCTTCTTAAAATCTAGACCAAAATCTAGACTGTTTGGGGAAACTTCTAGTTCTGGGAGAAGCTGTAGCAACTAGAAACTCTCCCCAAACAGAACCTATATATACATCTCTACGCACTTCCCATGGctaggtttgatttttttttttaaaatcttcACTTGAATGTTGCAATTGGCTGAGAGCAGCAGCAATATTGGGAGCAGTGTACAACCGGGCTGTAAATTAGTCACCgagcttctctctcttttccattCACCCTCCAGCTTACTCCTCAAACCTACGTGGAGTCAGTATCGCCGGCGCTATGAGTGTTATTTTAACTGCTCTTAGAAGGTCAATTCTTGCGTCCTGCATAACCCGTGTCGGAGGCCACAGCCGAAAACTGCAGGTGTTGTGGCGGTGAACCTTCACTTTTCCATGTCAAAGAGATTGCCATAACTTACGTTAAAAAAAAGATTgccataactttttttttgcgctAAGCTTGTAGTTGTAACCGCTAGTTACTAATGCTCTCTAAACATCCTAgcttgctatattttaggatagaacCGGTACTTACTACAATAGCCACTCTCTTTGAGCTACATGATTACacggaaaaaagaaacaattctCACATGAATAGCAAATATTTACCTTGTTTCAACTCCTTAGATTAAACATATATTTCCACCCTATCTTCATGCCATCAGAAATGAATGGCCACATCGTTACggtatatttacaaacgaaaaataatttataaatatattttttatatacgtgttcttagcgatttaaaagtaaaagctgaaaaaataaacttcgatgtaaaaccccaaaatcaactctaaatataaagttaaaaatttaaattttggctgatactTATAAACATAAGAAAAGGACGAGGGACAAACTCTTCCATGCTAGTAGTAACTGTTCGTGCTGTTGTCAAACAGTAGTCTCGCGCTACTGTTTGTAttcttttcgaaaaaaaaatgaactagcTATACTGCTTTTTTATATGTGCTAATGGAATCCTAGCTACTCCGTATTTGAATTGACAAAATTAAAGCAGCATGTCATGCATTCTGCAGTTCTCTGCAGAGAGAAATTGGATCTGCGCACAGCAGGGTCGGTTTagttgtcacatcgaatgtttaacCGTATGTGGGAAGGGTTTTTGAAACACGaacgaaaaaactaattttataactcacatgtaaaactgcgagacgaatcttttgagcctaattagtctgtcattagcacatgcaggttactgtagcacttatggctaatcatggactaattaggctcaaaagattcatctcgcgatttcccccctaactgtgcaattggtttttcttttaatctatatttaatactttatgcatgtgtctaTAAATAAAAGttggatgtgatgtttttggaaaaataatttgggaactaaaccctATTGCCAAGGTGGATGTTTTCCGCGAGACCTGCAAGTCTTCCCCGCCATAACGTGTACGTTTGCACATTCTCAAGCAGCACCAGAAGATGAATCAGTTTAGCGAAAACTCCATGAGACGGACAAAAAATGTGACAGTCATGCGTTATTATTACTCCCATCCCTCTCTAAACGATGTACAAACTAGACAGGGGATGTCCTGTCGATTAGGCAAGACCGCAAGACTCTTTCCCTAATTCCCAGCCCGTCAACTGGTTCTTTATGAGTCACACACGTATTCAGGGTTTCACACTGACGATGCCATGAAGTGCAGCAGAGATATACCAGTCCAGTGTGATCAGCGGTCGTGTTTCTTCCAGTCCAGTCGCTTTCCAGCAAGAACGTGTCCAGTGGGGGGCGCTAACTATCAGTCTACCACCAGTCAGCCCCCGAAGGAAAAATAGACAAGGCAGCAACAGTTTTAGTTCATACTAGTCTAATCTTTGGAAATTGGAAGCATTAACAAGTCCGTAGCCTTCTTTTTGTCCACAACTAGAGAAAAAATAACATGAGACGTTTCTCCAATAAAAGTTAGATAGAAATTTAGATATTTGTGGcatatttttcaaactgctaaataatacgtttcatgtaaaatttttctatatgaaaaattactctaaaatatcagataaatatattttctcaagtttgtaataaaaaaacttaattagtCATACGTTGATATcatctcattttatataaaatacttaatttttatcttcatcttcatctataTGAGTTTCATTCGAACATGACGTACTACGCTGTGTATTCAAGGTAGCACTAGCAAATTAAGCTGTACACTCACAGGAACAAATGCCAATTTCGTTTCCGTACTACGTTCCCCCTTCACTGTTTTCTTTGGTGAGATGAAAAAAATGTcatgctaattaattaagctgtgTCCCCGcaaaaagaaattaattaagctgtgcactctcgatcgatcggttcGGCAAAAGATTTATTATTTCCTCTTTCGCCTATTCTTTCATCACGGTCACAAACGTGAACATGCACGTACAGGGAAGCAGCTTGTGAACGAGCTCGCTCGCATCAACTTTTAGGCCGCCTTTgatttaaagaaaaaacatagaaattttgaaggattttaatcctacagaaaaattttctataacaccctttgaaacaaatgatcAAATCCTATCATATCCTTTggaatttctatggaatggataattctaAAGAGATTTTCTTGAGGAAATTTaacaagagctccaacctcttgaaaGCTTTCCTTTTAGTCTATCTCTTTCATCCGATTTTCTTCCCTTTTGCCGCGGTTCAttcaaacgatcattcctgtgttttgcaatcctctattttacacttgcattcctattagggcccctttgattcgcAGGAtatgaaaaacacaggaataggaaaaacacaataTTTGAAATGGTAGGATTTTCAAATCCTACGGGAagagaaaacagagaaaaacGTAAGAAGATCCTTTGATATAGGCATAGGGAAAACAAAGGAATTCGCACCAGGAAGAATTCCAAGAGGTCTTACCTCTTTTTTAGTTTCCTTTGGAATCCACTCATAGGAATGCAATCCTATGGAATTTATACTTGCCTTTTCTATAAATCAAAGAGGCTTGAAGGAAAAAAATCCTTTGAAATCCCattcctaaaaaaaatcatttggcaTTACTTTAAATTAAAGAGGCTCtagaatcctacgtttttcttattccttcgttttttcattcctaagATTCAAAGGGATCCTTAGTTTGTATTCCTTCTCCAGTTTTCCCAATTCAGCTTTctcgtttttcgtgcgcacgctttttaaactattaaacagtatgttttatattaattatttttttaaaaaagctaatacttaattaatcatatgataATACGATGCATCATTTTGCGTGCAGCCTTAGTTTCCATGGGGGGCAAAGTCTCTGGTCGGTCTTCCCGATGTACGTGGTCTGGCTTCTCCAGTCTCCACTATCGCAACTCCCAGGATATAAGCTTGGCCACCACGCCATGCACAGCTACCAGCCTCAGCCAGCTGCCACCTCCGATTCCATCGAGCTCTCCTCCTGCCAATGgcgctcgtcttcttcttcttcgtcgtctTCCACCTCGCCGTGCTGATGGCTGCGCTCCTGCTCGCAAGCGCGCCGGCGTTCGCCACGGCCGACGATCTGTCGGCGCTGCTGGCGTTCAGGGCGCGGGTGTCCGACCCGAGCGGCGTGCTCCGCCGCGGCAACTGGACGGCGGCCGCGCCCTACTGCGGCTGGCTCGGCGTCACCtgcggcggccaccgccacccGCTGCGCGTCACGGCGCTGGAGCTGCCCGGCGTGCAGCTCGCCGGCTCGCTGGCCCCCGAGCTCGGCGAGCTCACCTTCCTCTCCACCCTCAACCTCAGCGACGCCCGGCTCTCGGGCCCGATCCCTGATGGCATCGGCAACCTGCCACGCCTCCTGTCTCTCGATCTCTCCAGCAACCGCCTCTCAGGTAATCTCCCCTCGTCTCTCGGCAACCTCACCGTGCTTGAAATCCTCGACCTTGACTCGAACAACCTCACCGGTGAAATCCCTCCCGACCTGCACAATCTGAAGAACATTATGTACCTTGGATTAAGCAGAAACGAGTTGAGCGGGCAGATACCACGTGGCATGTTCAATGGCACGTCACAGCTTGTTTTCTTGAGCCTTGCTTACAACAAACTAACAGGGAGCATTCCTGGTGCTATTGGTTTCTTGCCAAACATTCAGGTGCTTGTACTGTCAGGGAACCAGCTTTCAGGGCCAATACCTGCATCGCTGTTTAACATGTCCAGCTTGGTACGGATGTACCTGGGCAAGAACAATCTCTCTGGCTCTATCCCAAACAACGGAAGCTTCAACCTTCCCATGCTGCAAACAGTTAATCTCAACACAAACCATTTAACTGGCATAGTGCCTCAAGGCTTTGGGGCATGCAAGAACCTGCAAGAGTTCATTCTATTCAGCAATGGCTTCACCGGTGGCATACCACCGTGGCTGGCTTCTATGCCTCAGTTGGTGAATGTCTCCTTGGGTGGCAATGACCTTTCTGGTGAAATCCCTGCCAGCTTGGGCAACCTTACAGGTCTCACCCATCTGGATTTCACCAGGAGTAATCTGCATGGGAAGATACCACCGGAGCTGGGACAGCTGACACAGCTGCGGTGGCTGAACCTTGAGATGAATAACCTGACCGGTAGCATCCCAGCCTCTATCAGAAACATGTCTATGATCTCTATCCTTGACATATCCTTTAACTCATTGACTGGATCTGTGCCAAGGCCAATATTTGGTCCAGCCCTTAGTGAACTCTACATTGACGAGAATAAGCTCAGTGGGGATGTCGATTTCATGGCTGACCTGTCAGGTTGCAAGAGCCTTAAGTATCTTGTGATGAACACAAACTACTTCACTGGTAGCATCCCAAGTTCTATTGGCAACCTTTCCTCCCTCCAGATCTTTCGAGCATTCAAGAACCAAATTACTGGAAATATCCCTGATATGACAAATAAGAGCAACATGTTGTTCATGGATCTTCGCAACAACCGATTTACCGGGGAAATTCCGGTATCAATTACAGAGATGAAGGATCTCGAAATGATTGATTTTTCTTCTAATGAGTTGGTTGGGACCATTCCTGCAAATATTGGCAAATCAAATCTGTTTGCCCTAGGCCTTGCCTACAACAAGCTCCATGGCCCCATACCTGATAGCATTAGTAATCTAAGTCGGCTACAAACCTTAGAACTATCAAATAATCAGCTCACTTCAGCAGTACCGATGGGCCTATGGGGCCTTCAAAATATCGTGGGTCTTGATCTGGCTGGAAATGCTTTGACTGGCTCTTTGCCAGAAGTTGAAAATCTGAAAGCAACAACATTTATGAACCTTTCTTCCAATCGATTTTCTGGTAATTTACCAGCCTCACTTGAACTATTTAGCACACTGACCTACTTAGACCTTTCATATAACTCCTTCTCTGGAACAATTCCAAAGTCCTTTGCAAATCTTAGTCCTCTCACTACCCTGAATCTCTCTTTCAATAGATTGGATGGGCAAATCCCAAATGGTGGTGTGTTCTCAAACATTACCCTCCAATCTTTGAGAGGGAACACAGCACTCTGTGGTCTTCCACGCCTTGGTTTCCCCCATTGCAAAAATGACCATCCTCTTCAGGGTAAAAAATCAAGGCTTCTAAAAGTAGTTCTTATTCCAAGCATATTGGCTACTGGAATAATAGCAATCTGCTTGCTGTTTTCGATTAAATTTTGCACTGGCAAGAAACTGAAGGGCCTGCCGATTACTATGAGTTTGGAGTCAAACAACAACCATAGGGCTATCTCCTACTATGAGCTGGTTCGTGCCACAAACAACTTCAATAGTGATCACCTACTAGGAGCTGGAAGCTTTGGCAAAGTCTTCAAGGGCAATCTAGACGATGAGCAGATCGTCGCGATAAAAGTCCTCAACATGGACATGGAAAGAGCTACCATGAGTTTTGAAGTCGAGTGCCGTGCACTTCGCATGGCTCGGCACCGAAACTTGGTGAGGATACTCACCACCTGTTCGAATCTGGACTTCAAGGCGTTGGTGCTGCAGTACATGCCCAATGGGAGCCTGGACGAATGGTTGCTGTACAGTGACAGGCATTGCCTTGGATTGATGCAGAGGGTGAGCATCATGTTGGATGCGGCGCTCGCTATGGCTTACCTACACCATGAGCACTTTGAGGTAGTCCTCCACTGTGATCTGAAGCCAAGCAACGTGCTGCTTGACGCAGACATGACGGCTTGCATCGCAGACTTTGGAATTGCAAGGTTATTGCTAGGAGAGGACACCTCCATATTCTCCAGGAGCATGCCAGGAACAATCGGATACATGGCACCAGGTAATCACTTGTCGATTTACCGTTCATCTTTGGTTCCACTGAAATCGCCAATTTCTGCAGATCCCCCTTGATCTTTGTTTACCATGAACATCACAGAGTACGGGTCGACAGGAAAAGCATCGCGAAAGAGCGACGTGTTCAGCTACGGGGTCATGCTCCTGGAGGTCTTCACGGGGAAGAAGCCAACCGACGCCATGTTCGTCGGAGAGCTGAGCTTGAGGGAGTGGGTCAACCGAGCGCTCCCGTCAAGGCTCGCCGACGTCGTACATCCTGGCATCTCTCTGTATGACGACACGGTGAGCAGCGATGATGCCCAAGGTGAATCAACCGGCAGCAGGAGCTGCTTAGCGCAGCTGCTGGATTTGGGGCTGCAGTGTACCAGAGACTTGCCTGAGGACAGGGTGACGATGAAGGATGTGACTGTGAAACTGCAGCGGATCAAGGAGGTATTACAAGCCTAGATAGTCTTGTCCTGCAGCCCTGCAGATGATAACCCAAAGCTGGCAAGGCCATGTGTCATCTGTGGTGGTTGCAAATGCTGAACTGCATCATGAAAGCTGTAGCCTTCCTTGAAAAGATACCTGTAACAGTAGTTGAGTTGCAGGTTTGCAGCCATCTAACAAAAAGTAATATACTACGTGTTAGAGAGTTGTTTAGGGCTTAATCCTCCAATAACCTGCCAAAGAACGCAATGAATATTTCTACTAGTTTTCAAAGGACCACTGAAAAATTTCAGTTAACCCAACAATATATGAGAGGTCCACGATTCCATCATGATGCCCACAGCCCACCCTCCATCGTACAGAAAATAAGCAAACAATGCAAGCAAGCAATTAAATACTTAATGGAAGGGAAGTTGTGCACGTACAGCTTCTCTTGTATTCAATGTACTACTATCAATTATCAGTGATCATGACGCTGTTTGATGGCTCCATGGATATGGATAGTCTAGCATGGGGAAGAGCGACTATCATCAACTTGCTTCGCTGAACCTGACCGCCTTCAATAATAGACATGTGAAATGGCGGTTGGTGTGAAATGGTGCGTTGGTGAGCACGATTCAGAGCATAGTCTACTCAGGATTGACCAAACACATGGAAAGTGTTGCTTCTCTTAGACTCTTAGTCAACTGCTGAATAAgggttaagggtgtgtttagttggggaaaagggaatttttggatgtcacatcggacgtttgaccggatgtcggaaggggatTTCGgaaccgcaagacgaatcttttaagactaattaagccgtcattagcacatgtgggttactgtagcacttatggctaatcacggactaattaggcttaaaagattcgtctcgcgatttcccccataattgtgcaattagtttttcttttaatctatatttaatgttttatgcatatgtccaaagattcgatgtgatgtttttggaaaaaaaattttgggtaaCTAGACGGGCCCTAATAAGAAATGGATCTCTAGGATAGAAGCGCTTCAGTATTTTTACAGTTCTTTGATACCTGAAACAACAGCCAGGAACAAACTTTTAAAAAGATTGTCCTGAAAAAAATCACACCAGATGTTTCAttcgtgaaaagaaaaggcaTAAGTAATGGTGCCAAGCATACCAAGATAGTATCAAAGATGGAAATGGCATATGAATATACTTGGAGTTTGctttcaaaaaaatatacttGGAGTTAGATTATCTCCcagtttttatttaaaaaaaaatctagctagCGTAGAACGACTATTTAAGtgattttctgaaaaaaaaattaaaccagATGTTTTATTCTTGGAAAATCAAACAAACATAAGTACTGGCGCCAAGCATGAAGCATCAAAGTTGGCTGTGTACACCCATGTTGGTGTAGAGACCGGGTTttaatctattattaaaaacagaacagaaaaaaaacgaaGCTATCAATGACGGAAATGACATACTCCTACAGCTTTGCTCCTTGACTTCTGGAAGAGGTTGTTTCTTGGaaggaattcatttttttccttctttctatTTTGAAACTTTGAAGTGTACCAAGAAACTGCAGTGTACAACCAGCTCTGAAAAATGAAAGTTTGTTTTCAAACGAAAAAGTCTAAAACGCTTTCTTCCTTTCACACATATTTCcactaaaaaaaacaactttttgACCATTCAACACAATGCACATGTCAATTGCACATCCCACACGGCCACACTTCCAATAAAACCACCAATAGAACCAGCACACTGCTCATGCGTAATTGTGTATCCTCATCATCAACCTTCATTCCTTCACTACCATGGCTCTTCTCTGCATCAGCATGGTGCTCCTCATCCTATTGGCACCATGCGCCACTTCACTCACCCCTCCATACAACAACACAGACCTCGCTGCACTGCTCGACTTCAAGGAGCAAGTCAAGGACCCTAATGGCATCCTTGCCAGCAATTGGACTGCCAGTGCACCCTTCTGCTCATGGATTGGGGTCTCATGCGACAGCAGCGGGAAGTGGGTCACTGGGCTTGAGTTTGAAGACATGGCACTTGAAGGAACCATCAGCCCGCAGATTGGCaatctctccttcctctccagCCTTGTACTCAGCAACACCACCCTCATCGGACCTGTGCCAACCGAGCTCGATAGGCTGCCCCGACTGCAAACTCTTGTTCTTTCATACAACAGCCTGTCAGGTACCATCCCCTCCATCCTTGGCAACCTCACAAGGCTCGAGTCTCTTTATCTTAATAGCAACAAATTCTTTGGGGGGATTCCACAAGAGTTGGCAAATCTTAACAATCTTCAGATATTAAGATTGTCAGATAACGACTTGAGCGGACCAATACCACAAGGCCTGTTCAATAACACACCCAACCTGAGTAGGATACAACTCGGGTCAAATAGGCTAACAGGAGCAATTCCTGGTAGCGTTGGATCATTGTCGAAGCTGGAGATGCTAGTCCTAGAAAATAATCTTCTCTCAGGCTCCATGCCTGCTGCTATCTTCAATATGTCCTACCTGCAAGCCATAGCAGTCACACGGAACAATCTCAGAGGTCCGATTCCTGGAAACGAGAGCTTTCACCTCCCTATGTTGGAATTTTTCTCTCTCGGTGAAAATTGGTTCGATGGACCTATCCCATCGGGCCCTTCCAAATGTCAAAACCTTGATTTGTTCTCCCTAGCTGTAAATAATTTCACAGGTTCTGTGCCATCATGGCTGGCGACAATGCCAAACCTCACTGCAATTTACTTGTCAACCAACGAGCTCACTGGAAAGATCCCAGTTGAACTGAGCAATCATACTGGGCTGCTTGCTTTGGACCTTAGCGAGAACAATCTAGAGGGAGAAATACCACCAGAGTTTGGACAGCTGAGAAACCTCAGGTATATAAGCTTTGCAAACAACCAAATAACAGGTACCATTCCCGAATCTATAGGCAATCTCTGACCTCACCACAATAGATTTGTTCGTAAACGGATTAACTGGATCGGTGCCAATGTCATTTGGGAACTTGTGGAATCTTCGTGACATCTATGTTGATGGGAACCAGCTCAGTGGGAACCTTGAATTCCTAGCTGCATTATCAAATTGCAGTAATCTGAACACAATTGGCATGTCATACAATAGATTTGAAGGGAGTTTACTACCCTGTGTTGGAAACCTTAGCACACTGATCGAAATTTTTGTAGCAGACAACAATAGGATCACTGGAAGCATCCCCAGTACATTGGCTAAGCTTACCAACCTACTGATGCTATCTCTCAGAGGAAACCAGCTAAGCGGGATGATCCCCACGCAGATCACATCAATGAACAACCTCCAAGAACTCAATCTCTCCAACAACACCTTGTCTGGCACCATCCCAGTAGAAATCACTGGATTAACAAGTCTAGTTAAGCTGAATCTTGCTAACAATCAACTTGTCAGTCCTATTCCAAGTACCATCGGTAGCCTAAACCAGTTACAAGTTGTGGTATTGTCCCAAAACTCGTTGTCTTCAACAATACCAATTAGTTTGTGGCATCTTCAGAAACTTATTGAGCTTGATTTATCACAGAACTCTTTGAGTGGTTCTCTACCTGCTGATGTTGGAAAACTGACAGCAATTACTAAGATGGATCTATCAAGAAACCAGCTATCAGGTGATATACCATTTTCTTTTGGTGAA encodes the following:
- the LOC4323881 gene encoding peptidyl-tRNA hydrolase, mitochondrial, with amino-acid sequence MRLLSGASASRIPCPLLSLARARARCLPVPASATACRAASSSAAAAAGDGGALKPWLFVGLGNPGKVYQGTRHNVGFEMIDVIAEAEGISLSSMQFKAMVGKGRIGDAPIMLAKPQTFMNASGESVGQLVSYFKIPLNQVLVMYDDLDLPFAKLRLLPKGGHGGHNGVRSIINHLKQNRDFPRLRIGIGRPPGKMDPANFVLRPFNRKEQEELDFAFHRGLEAVRIMALEGFNKSATYVNTAQSSEMLNR
- the LOC4323882 gene encoding receptor kinase-like protein Xa21; translated protein: MALVFFFFVVFHLAVLMAALLLASAPAFATADDLSALLAFRARVSDPSGVLRRGNWTAAAPYCGWLGVTCGGHRHPLRVTALELPGVQLAGSLAPELGELTFLSTLNLSDARLSGPIPDGIGNLPRLLSLDLSSNRLSGNLPSSLGNLTVLEILDLDSNNLTGEIPPDLHNLKNIMYLGLSRNELSGQIPRGMFNGTSQLVFLSLAYNKLTGSIPGAIGFLPNIQVLVLSGNQLSGPIPASLFNMSSLVRMYLGKNNLSGSIPNNGSFNLPMLQTVNLNTNHLTGIVPQGFGACKNLQEFILFSNGFTGGIPPWLASMPQLVNVSLGGNDLSGEIPASLGNLTGLTHLDFTRSNLHGKIPPELGQLTQLRWLNLEMNNLTGSIPASIRNMSMISILDISFNSLTGSVPRPIFGPALSELYIDENKLSGDVDFMADLSGCKSLKYLVMNTNYFTGSIPSSIGNLSSLQIFRAFKNQITGNIPDMTNKSNMLFMDLRNNRFTGEIPVSITEMKDLEMIDFSSNELVGTIPANIGKSNLFALGLAYNKLHGPIPDSISNLSRLQTLELSNNQLTSAVPMGLWGLQNIVGLDLAGNALTGSLPEVENLKATTFMNLSSNRFSGNLPASLELFSTLTYLDLSYNSFSGTIPKSFANLSPLTTLNLSFNRLDGQIPNGGVFSNITLQSLRGNTALCGLPRLGFPHCKNDHPLQGKKSRLLKVVLIPSILATGIIAICLLFSIKFCTGKKLKGLPITMSLESNNNHRAISYYELVRATNNFNSDHLLGAGSFGKVFKGNLDDEQIVAIKVLNMDMERATMSFEVECRALRMARHRNLVRILTTCSNLDFKALVLQYMPNGSLDEWLLYSDRHCLGLMQRVSIMLDAALAMAYLHHEHFEVVLHCDLKPSNVLLDADMTACIADFGIARLLLGEDTSIFSRSMPGTIGYMAPEYGSTGKASRKSDVFSYGVMLLEVFTGKKPTDAMFVGELSLREWVNRALPSRLADVVHPGISLYDDTVSSDDAQGESTGSRSCLAQLLDLGLQCTRDLPEDRVTMKDVTVKLQRIKEVLQA